The following are encoded together in the Macadamia integrifolia cultivar HAES 741 chromosome 10, SCU_Mint_v3, whole genome shotgun sequence genome:
- the LOC122092387 gene encoding TMV resistance protein N-like, which yields MVTHTVTRSSSSSGRNYDVILNYKEEEGEETGNNFASKLYTFLEKANIKTFKDDAEISKRDHISADAVMKVIKESRCAIILFSWNYASSTRCLEELSLIMECRKKNGQRVIPVFLMGVEGSNVRRQKGSFEEPFRRHEENLKREVVERWRLDLKIAGELCGLNLKDFLDR from the coding sequence ATGGTAACCCACACTGTTACTcggtcttcttcctcctctggaCGGAATTATGATGTAATATTGaattacaaagaagaagaaggagaagaaacaggTAACAATTTTGCAAGTAAGCTCTACACTTTCCTGGAGAAGGCCAACATCAAAACATTCAAGGACGATGCAGAGATCTCGAAAAGAGATCATATCTCTGCTGATGCGGTCATGAAAGTAATCAAGGAATCAAGATGTGCAATAATCTTATTCTCGTGGAACTATGCTTCTTCAACACGATGCCTTGAAGAGCTTTCCTTGATAATGGAATGCAGAAAAAAGAATGGGCAAAGGGTAATTCCTGTGTTCCTCATGGGTGTCGAAGGATCCAACGTACGGCGTCAAAAGGGGAGCTTTGAGGAACCTTTTCGCCGGCACGAAGAGAACTTGAAGCGAGAGGTGGTGGAAAGGTGGAGGCTAGATCTGAAAATAGCAGGTGAACTATGTggattgaacttgaaagacttTCTTGACAGGTAA